One part of the Pseudocalidococcus azoricus BACA0444 genome encodes these proteins:
- the rpmB gene encoding 50S ribosomal protein L28, translating to MSRVCQLTGKKANNAYAVSHSHRRTKKLQEVNLQWKRIWWPEGNRWVRLRLSTKAIKTLQFKGLSTFAKEAGLNLHKL from the coding sequence ATGAGCCGTGTCTGTCAACTAACCGGAAAAAAAGCTAACAATGCCTACGCTGTCTCCCACTCCCATCGCCGGACGAAGAAGCTGCAAGAGGTCAATCTGCAATGGAAACGGATTTGGTGGCCGGAAGGAAATCGGTGGGTACGGTTGCGGCTGTCAACTAAAGCCATTAAAACCCTCCAATTTAAGGGTCTGAGTACCTTTGCGAAGGAAGCTGGCCTAAATTTACACAAGCTCTAG